A stretch of Natronococcus sp. CG52 DNA encodes these proteins:
- a CDS encoding DUF5518 domain-containing protein, which translates to MASGRTIINAIIGAVVGIVLSFVPFSTIIGGAVAGFLEGPDERDGALVGALAGAVTFVPIAAVALLAIGVVGFGMGVAAAPAEGFAFVVLVILALVLFAFLYTVGLSLLGGYLGAYLAREYPERHAKTRETIGMSGRESRRKRTPTTDDRPRSETREPREPFETDRDDPDRSNVSNREDRPEAAEGAESDPSDPLRWHEEHESDRDE; encoded by the coding sequence ATGGCCAGTGGCCGAACGATCATCAACGCGATCATCGGTGCCGTCGTCGGTATCGTCCTCTCGTTCGTCCCGTTCTCGACGATCATCGGCGGCGCCGTCGCAGGATTTCTCGAGGGTCCGGACGAGCGCGACGGGGCGCTCGTCGGCGCCCTCGCCGGCGCGGTCACGTTCGTCCCGATCGCCGCCGTCGCACTCCTCGCGATCGGGGTCGTCGGCTTCGGGATGGGCGTCGCCGCCGCCCCGGCAGAGGGATTCGCGTTCGTCGTGCTCGTGATCCTCGCGCTCGTGCTGTTCGCGTTCCTCTACACCGTCGGACTGTCGCTGCTCGGCGGGTATCTCGGCGCCTACCTGGCGCGTGAGTATCCGGAACGGCACGCGAAGACGCGAGAGACGATCGGAATGAGCGGGCGCGAGTCGAGGCGGAAACGAACGCCGACGACCGACGACCGACCTCGATCGGAGACGCGAGAGCCGCGGGAGCCGTTCGAGACCGACCGCGACGATCCGGACCGCTCGAACGTATCGAACCGCGAGGACCGGCCGGAAGCCGCCGAAGGCGCCGAATCCGATCCCTCCGACCCGCTGCGATGGCACGAGGAACACGAGTCCGACCGGGACGAGTGA
- a CDS encoding ABC transporter permease: MRPRASLRLAWRSIRGHKLRSALTTLGVVIGIAAVIAFVTLGASLQAGIIGDISPDDQRNVYGWAADPDTEGGPLAGAQPVFSQDDLEGVEELEDVEAAYGYAPIQSQSVSNGDEQIAQGDGLVASGPSYIREERLADGRQFETGEREAVINPAAAEQFEENVTVGDELAITVIGGERITVEVVGITDNSEGLSPFEGFESSPRIYVPTDPYYVERAAGIGGDAGGGEADGTAETGDARFIAIIIEGESASEADIDAARESAVAYLESDAADASEFLGNDLEITFRTSTELLQQLQDVLDLLQNFIVGIAAISLLVGSIGIANIMLVSVTERTREIGIMKAVGAQNRDVLGLFLTEAVILGVIGAVLGTALGLVAGYVGAWYIDLPLVYPYEYVALAIAVGILVGILSGLYPAWRAARTDPIDALRYE; the protein is encoded by the coding sequence ATGCGACCGCGTGCGAGTCTTCGCTTGGCCTGGCGGTCGATCCGCGGGCACAAACTTCGCTCGGCGCTGACGACGCTCGGAGTCGTCATCGGAATCGCGGCGGTGATCGCTTTCGTCACGCTCGGCGCGAGCCTGCAGGCGGGGATCATCGGTGACATCAGCCCCGACGACCAGCGCAACGTCTACGGCTGGGCCGCCGACCCCGATACCGAGGGCGGACCGCTGGCGGGCGCGCAACCGGTATTTAGTCAGGACGACCTCGAGGGCGTCGAGGAACTCGAGGACGTGGAGGCGGCCTACGGCTACGCGCCGATCCAGAGCCAGTCGGTGTCGAACGGCGACGAGCAGATCGCCCAGGGCGACGGACTGGTCGCGTCCGGGCCGTCGTACATCCGCGAGGAGCGACTCGCGGACGGCAGACAGTTCGAGACGGGCGAACGCGAGGCGGTGATCAACCCCGCGGCCGCGGAGCAGTTCGAGGAGAACGTCACCGTCGGCGACGAACTCGCGATCACGGTCATCGGCGGCGAGCGGATCACGGTCGAAGTCGTCGGAATCACCGACAACAGCGAGGGGTTGAGTCCGTTCGAGGGGTTCGAATCGTCGCCGCGGATCTACGTCCCGACCGATCCCTACTACGTCGAGCGGGCGGCCGGGATCGGGGGAGACGCCGGAGGAGGCGAAGCCGACGGAACCGCGGAGACCGGCGACGCCCGCTTCATCGCCATCATCATCGAGGGGGAGTCCGCCAGCGAGGCGGATATCGACGCCGCCCGCGAGAGCGCCGTCGCGTACCTCGAGAGCGACGCAGCCGACGCGAGCGAGTTCCTCGGCAACGACCTCGAGATAACGTTCCGGACGAGCACGGAGCTGCTCCAGCAGCTGCAGGACGTTCTCGATCTCCTGCAGAACTTCATCGTCGGCATCGCCGCCATCTCCCTGCTGGTCGGGTCGATCGGCATCGCGAACATCATGCTCGTCAGCGTCACCGAGCGCACCCGCGAGATCGGGATCATGAAAGCGGTCGGCGCACAGAACCGGGACGTGCTCGGCCTCTTTCTCACGGAGGCGGTGATTCTGGGCGTCATCGGCGCCGTACTGGGAACGGCGCTCGGTCTCGTCGCGGGCTACGTGGGCGCGTGGTACATCGATCTCCCGCTGGTCTACCCCTACGAGTACGTCGCCCTCGCGATCGCGGTCGGGATCCTCGTCGGGATCCTCTCGGGACTGTACCCGGCCTGGCGGGCGGCGCGGACGGATCCGATCGACGCGCTCCGGTACGAGTGA
- a CDS encoding ABC transporter ATP-binding protein, with the protein MATTDTAVSLSNVRKTYRVGEPVHALDDVSLEIDRGSYTAIMGPSGSGKSTLMNLVGCLDTPSEGEVFIDDRNVGSLSGRERTNLRGTEVGFVFQTFNLMPRLTALENVALPRLFQGADRDDRRERARTLLERVGLADREDHRPNELSGGQRQRVALARALVNDPSIVLADEPSGNLDTETEAEVLDLFGEFHDAGTTMVVVTHERHVAERAERIVHLLDGAIDRVEELGGGNGGTGTNDDTGASDGPGTTDGANR; encoded by the coding sequence ATGGCGACCACCGACACGGCAGTCTCGCTCTCGAACGTCCGCAAGACCTACCGCGTCGGCGAACCCGTCCACGCGCTCGACGACGTCTCGCTCGAGATCGATCGCGGCTCCTACACGGCGATCATGGGGCCGAGCGGGTCGGGAAAGTCGACGCTGATGAATCTCGTCGGCTGTCTGGACACGCCCTCCGAAGGAGAGGTGTTCATCGACGATCGCAACGTCGGAAGCCTCAGCGGACGCGAGCGGACTAACCTCCGGGGAACGGAGGTCGGCTTCGTCTTCCAGACGTTCAACCTCATGCCCCGGCTGACCGCCCTCGAGAACGTCGCGCTGCCGCGGCTGTTCCAGGGCGCCGACCGGGACGACCGCCGCGAACGAGCGCGAACACTGCTCGAGCGGGTCGGTCTCGCCGACCGGGAGGACCACCGGCCGAACGAACTCTCCGGCGGCCAGCGCCAGCGAGTCGCGCTCGCGCGGGCGCTGGTGAACGATCCGTCGATCGTGCTGGCCGACGAGCCCTCGGGGAATCTGGACACCGAGACGGAAGCCGAGGTGCTCGACCTCTTCGGCGAGTTCCACGACGCCGGCACGACGATGGTCGTCGTCACCCACGAACGCCACGTCGCCGAGCGCGCCGAACGGATCGTCCACCTTCTCGACGGAGCGATCGACCGCGTCGAAGAACTCGGCGGTGGGAACGGGGGAACCGGCACGAACGACGACACCGGCGCGAGCGACGGTCCCGGAACGACCGACGGGGCGAACCGCTGA
- the rpiA gene encoding ribose-5-phosphate isomerase RpiA, which produces MKTDGGADAAKRRAGERAAEEVEDGFVVGLGTGSTTAYAIEAIGRAVDEGLDVRGIPTSFQSRRLALEVGIPLTSLDAVENVDLAIDGADQVVDDADAAAFGTLIKGGGAAHAREKFVDAAADRFAVVADPSKLATRLERPVPVEVLPDAHTVVADRVGELGGEPTLRSAEGKDGPVVTDNGNLVLDCELGAIDDPEALSNWLSSVPGVVEHGIFVGLADATYVGTDDGVEERRY; this is translated from the coding sequence ATGAAGACCGACGGAGGAGCCGACGCGGCGAAGCGACGCGCGGGTGAACGCGCGGCCGAGGAAGTCGAGGACGGATTCGTGGTCGGACTCGGAACCGGCTCGACGACAGCCTACGCGATCGAAGCGATCGGGCGAGCCGTCGACGAGGGACTCGACGTGCGCGGTATCCCGACCTCCTTTCAGTCCCGTCGGCTGGCGCTCGAGGTCGGCATCCCGCTGACTTCTCTCGACGCCGTCGAGAACGTCGACCTCGCGATCGACGGCGCCGACCAGGTCGTCGACGACGCCGATGCGGCGGCGTTCGGCACCCTGATCAAGGGCGGGGGCGCGGCACACGCGCGCGAAAAGTTCGTCGACGCGGCGGCGGACCGGTTCGCCGTCGTCGCAGACCCGTCCAAACTGGCCACCCGACTCGAGCGTCCGGTTCCAGTCGAAGTCCTCCCCGACGCCCACACCGTCGTCGCCGACCGCGTCGGCGAACTCGGCGGCGAACCGACGCTGCGAAGCGCCGAAGGGAAGGACGGTCCCGTCGTCACCGACAACGGAAACCTGGTGCTCGACTGCGAGCTCGGCGCGATCGACGATCCCGAGGCGCTTTCGAACTGGCTCTCGAGCGTTCCCGGGGTCGTCGAGCACGGCATCTTCGTCGGACTCGCGGACGCGACCTACGTCGGGACGGACGACGGGGTCGAAGAACGGCGGTACTGA
- a CDS encoding DUF1931 family protein produces MADLIVKAAVKEALDDKNVASDFYDALDEEVDQLLEDAARRAEANDRKTVQPRDL; encoded by the coding sequence ATGGCAGACCTTATCGTCAAAGCCGCTGTGAAGGAAGCGCTCGATGACAAGAACGTCGCTTCGGACTTTTACGACGCACTCGACGAGGAAGTCGACCAGCTCCTCGAGGACGCCGCTCGACGCGCCGAGGCCAACGACCGGAAGACGGTCCAGCCTCGCGACCTGTAA
- the larB gene encoding nickel pincer cofactor biosynthesis protein LarB, which translates to MRELLEAVADGSLSPTEAEAELRGYVTGDAGRFDAARQQRRGIPEGIFAAGKSAAQVVALAETALETTGRALITRADDDQIETLESTLLESFPDATLERWSSTVLVRTAGHERPSLEATVGIVTAGTVDGPVADEAAAVCRDAGAAVDRVDDVGVAALDRMLDQLERLRETDVLIVAAGREGALPTVVAGLVDTPVIGVPVSSGYGHAGDGEAALSGMLQSCTVLSVVNVDAGFVAGAQATLIARALDDARN; encoded by the coding sequence ATGCGCGAACTCCTCGAGGCCGTCGCCGACGGCTCGCTCTCGCCGACCGAGGCGGAGGCCGAACTCAGAGGCTACGTGACCGGAGACGCGGGCCGGTTCGACGCGGCCCGACAGCAGCGTCGCGGAATTCCGGAGGGCATCTTCGCGGCGGGCAAATCCGCCGCCCAGGTCGTCGCCCTCGCCGAAACCGCACTCGAGACGACCGGCCGAGCGCTGATCACCCGGGCCGACGACGACCAGATCGAGACGCTCGAGTCGACCCTCCTCGAATCGTTTCCCGACGCCACGCTCGAGCGGTGGAGCTCGACCGTCCTCGTTCGCACGGCCGGCCACGAACGACCGTCGCTCGAGGCGACGGTCGGTATCGTCACCGCGGGAACCGTCGACGGACCGGTCGCAGACGAGGCCGCAGCCGTCTGCCGGGACGCCGGAGCGGCAGTCGACCGCGTCGACGACGTCGGCGTCGCGGCGCTCGATCGCATGCTCGACCAGCTCGAGCGGCTTCGCGAGACGGACGTGTTGATCGTCGCCGCCGGTCGCGAGGGAGCCCTGCCGACGGTCGTCGCCGGCCTCGTCGACACGCCGGTGATCGGCGTTCCGGTCTCGAGCGGCTACGGCCACGCCGGCGACGGCGAGGCGGCGCTTTCGGGGATGTTGCAGTCGTGTACGGTCCTGTCGGTCGTCAACGTCGACGCGGGATTCGTCGCGGGCGCACAGGCGACGCTGATCGCGCGGGCGCTCGACGACGCTCGAAACTGA
- a CDS encoding DUF7563 family protein, which produces MPKCDHCDAHVSERFARVFADEYGEIHACVSCSANAGIAEAAKERARGS; this is translated from the coding sequence ATGCCCAAGTGTGACCACTGCGACGCGCACGTGTCCGAACGCTTCGCACGCGTTTTCGCCGACGAGTACGGCGAAATTCACGCCTGCGTGAGCTGTTCGGCGAACGCTGGGATCGCGGAAGCCGCGAAGGAGCGCGCTCGCGGCTCCTGA
- a CDS encoding GIY-YIG nuclease family protein, whose translation MADADHVVYVLECADGSLYTGYTTDLERRVAEHDAGDGAKYTRGRTPVELRYHEGYESKSAAMSREYEIKQLTRAQKERLVDLE comes from the coding sequence ATGGCCGACGCCGACCACGTCGTCTACGTTCTCGAGTGCGCCGACGGCTCCCTTTATACCGGATACACGACCGACCTCGAGCGACGCGTCGCCGAACACGACGCGGGGGACGGAGCGAAATATACCCGCGGTCGAACGCCGGTCGAACTCCGCTATCACGAGGGGTACGAGTCGAAGTCGGCCGCGATGTCTCGCGAGTACGAGATCAAGCAGCTAACGCGGGCGCAGAAGGAACGGCTGGTCGACCTCGAGTAA
- a CDS encoding NADPH-dependent FMN reductase, whose translation MNAPSVLAVSGSLRDESYTRTALRYVLDAADEAGAETTLLDLQEYDLPVYDPDLDGQGDGDEVTRLVREADAVALGTPVYHGSYSGALKNFHDYCGFDEYEDTTVGLLATAGGGSYGSTLDHLRITVRGVHGWTLPHQVGIRGASGEFNADPDAIDGRAFVDERLEERTRKLGRMLTEYAFIEPDVSSPRTATNESQ comes from the coding sequence ATGAACGCACCCTCCGTTCTCGCCGTCTCCGGCAGCCTTCGCGACGAGAGTTACACTCGCACGGCGCTGCGATACGTTCTCGACGCCGCCGACGAGGCCGGCGCCGAGACGACCCTGCTCGACTTACAGGAGTACGACCTCCCGGTCTACGATCCCGACCTCGACGGGCAGGGCGACGGCGACGAGGTGACGCGACTCGTCCGCGAGGCCGACGCCGTCGCCCTCGGGACGCCGGTCTACCACGGTTCCTATTCGGGCGCGCTGAAGAACTTCCACGACTACTGCGGCTTCGACGAGTACGAGGACACCACCGTCGGCCTGCTCGCGACCGCGGGCGGCGGCAGCTACGGTTCGACGCTCGATCACCTCCGGATCACCGTTCGCGGCGTTCACGGCTGGACGCTCCCCCACCAGGTCGGCATCCGCGGCGCGTCCGGCGAGTTCAACGCCGATCCGGACGCCATCGACGGCCGCGCGTTCGTCGACGAGCGACTCGAGGAGCGAACCAGAAAGCTCGGGCGGATGCTCACCGAGTACGCCTTCATCGAACCCGACGTGAGTTCGCCGCGAACGGCGACGAACGAATCGCAGTAA
- a CDS encoding phosphoglucomutase/phosphomannomutase family protein: METISFGTDGWRATLEEFTTPRVRMVGQAVATYLQDEGREGPVAIGYDARETSRGFAEELTRVLCANGFDVLLPGRDRPTPLFAHAIVERDLAGALVVTASHNPPEYNGVKFIPEDGAPALPEVMDAIGDRLAEPDPLPAEEHGTAEEVDFVEPHADAALELVEETTGSTDLDGLTVAYDAMHGSGRGTTDALLERAGADVDRLRCDQDPDFGGGAPEPAPKNLEELVERVADGEADLGLANDGDADRIAIVTPERGYLDENLFFAALYDYLLENESGPAIRTVSTTFLIDRVAATHDEDVHEVPVGFKWVAKAIADHDALIGGEESGGFTIRGHVREKDGVLLALLAAAMHADEPIDDRVDRLLSEHGTVVQDKISVACPDHEKVRVLDDLEDEIPDDVAGTPVENVNTADGFKLQLEDGSWLLVRPSGTEPKLRVYAEATDEERVAELLEAGEGLVEPLVEA; encoded by the coding sequence ATGGAGACGATCTCGTTCGGAACCGACGGATGGCGGGCGACGCTCGAGGAGTTCACGACGCCCCGAGTTCGGATGGTCGGCCAGGCGGTCGCGACCTACCTTCAGGACGAGGGTCGCGAGGGACCGGTTGCGATCGGCTACGACGCGCGCGAGACCTCCCGCGGCTTCGCGGAGGAGTTGACGCGCGTGCTGTGTGCGAACGGCTTCGACGTGCTCCTGCCGGGCCGGGATCGTCCGACGCCGCTGTTCGCCCACGCGATCGTCGAACGCGACCTCGCAGGGGCGCTCGTCGTTACCGCCTCGCACAACCCTCCGGAGTACAACGGCGTGAAGTTCATCCCCGAGGACGGCGCGCCGGCCCTGCCCGAAGTAATGGACGCGATCGGGGATCGCCTCGCCGAACCCGACCCGCTGCCGGCCGAGGAACACGGCACCGCCGAGGAGGTCGACTTCGTCGAGCCGCACGCCGACGCCGCGCTCGAACTGGTCGAGGAGACGACCGGAAGCACCGATCTCGACGGGCTGACCGTCGCCTACGACGCGATGCACGGCAGCGGCCGGGGGACGACAGACGCGCTGCTCGAACGAGCAGGTGCCGACGTCGACCGTCTGCGCTGTGACCAGGATCCCGACTTCGGCGGCGGTGCGCCCGAACCCGCACCGAAGAATCTCGAGGAACTCGTCGAACGGGTCGCCGACGGAGAGGCTGACCTCGGCCTCGCCAACGACGGCGACGCCGATCGTATCGCCATCGTAACGCCCGAACGGGGCTACCTGGACGAGAACCTCTTCTTCGCCGCGCTGTACGACTACCTGCTCGAGAACGAGTCGGGACCCGCGATCCGGACGGTGTCGACGACGTTCCTGATCGACCGGGTCGCTGCGACCCACGACGAGGACGTCCACGAGGTGCCGGTGGGATTCAAGTGGGTCGCGAAAGCGATCGCCGACCACGACGCCCTGATCGGCGGCGAGGAGTCGGGCGGGTTCACGATCCGCGGGCACGTCCGCGAGAAGGACGGCGTCCTGCTGGCGCTGCTCGCGGCGGCGATGCACGCCGACGAGCCGATCGACGACCGCGTCGACCGACTGCTCTCCGAACACGGCACCGTCGTCCAGGACAAGATCAGCGTCGCCTGTCCCGACCACGAGAAGGTGCGGGTACTCGACGACCTCGAGGACGAGATCCCCGACGACGTCGCCGGTACGCCGGTCGAGAACGTCAACACCGCGGACGGCTTCAAACTCCAGCTCGAGGACGGCTCGTGGCTGCTCGTTCGCCCCAGCGGTACCGAACCGAAGCTGCGGGTCTACGCCGAGGCGACCGACGAGGAGCGCGTCGCGGAACTGCTCGAGGCGGGTGAAGGACTGGTCGAGCCGCTCGTCGAAGCGTAA
- the cysE gene encoding serine O-acetyltransferase translates to MIGKFREDVRAMCDRDPAATGCRVVWLTYPGVHAIWGHRIAHRLWNREFELIARVFAYLVRLLTGVEIHPAATVGERVTIDHGMGVVIGETAEVGDDVHMYHGVTLGGDTNEPVKRHPTVEDGVRIGANATLLGDITIGEDAAVGAGSVVTDDVDPGTTVAGIPAKRID, encoded by the coding sequence ATGATCGGAAAATTTCGCGAAGACGTTCGGGCGATGTGCGATCGCGACCCCGCGGCGACGGGGTGTCGCGTCGTCTGGCTGACGTACCCGGGCGTCCACGCCATCTGGGGCCATCGAATCGCACACCGGCTCTGGAACCGGGAGTTCGAGCTCATCGCCCGCGTATTCGCCTACCTCGTCCGCCTGCTGACCGGCGTCGAGATCCATCCCGCCGCGACGGTCGGAGAGCGCGTTACCATCGACCACGGGATGGGCGTCGTCATCGGCGAGACGGCTGAGGTCGGCGACGACGTCCACATGTATCACGGCGTTACCCTCGGCGGGGATACGAACGAACCGGTCAAGCGTCATCCGACGGTCGAGGACGGCGTTCGGATCGGCGCGAACGCGACGCTGCTCGGCGACATCACGATCGGCGAAGATGCGGCCGTCGGTGCGGGATCGGTCGTCACCGACGACGTCGATCCCGGGACGACGGTTGCAGGAATACCCGCGAAGCGAATCGACTGA
- a CDS encoding metallophosphoesterase family protein: MNVGLISDIHGNRVALEAVLEDMPPVDGLYCAGDVVGYNPWPAECVDEVQEREVPTVVGNHDAAVADGTAFRFNSMARAGVEHAIEQLSDEQLAWLADLPEERLECDGRVKLVHGHPDDPQRYTRYTYPDMFSPRLLDDEDVLVLGHTHVQHAERYAEGIVVNPGSVGQPRDGDPRAAYAVVDLDGMTVETHRVEYDIEAVADAVAAAGLPTRIGTRLERGK, encoded by the coding sequence ATGAACGTCGGGCTCATTTCCGACATCCACGGCAACCGGGTCGCCCTCGAGGCCGTCCTCGAGGATATGCCGCCCGTCGACGGGCTCTACTGTGCGGGCGACGTCGTCGGTTACAACCCCTGGCCCGCGGAGTGCGTCGACGAGGTCCAGGAACGAGAGGTCCCGACCGTCGTCGGTAATCACGACGCCGCGGTCGCCGACGGGACAGCATTCCGGTTCAACAGCATGGCACGGGCCGGCGTCGAGCACGCGATCGAGCAGCTGTCGGACGAGCAACTCGCGTGGCTCGCCGACCTCCCCGAGGAACGCCTCGAGTGCGACGGCCGGGTAAAACTCGTCCACGGACACCCGGACGACCCGCAACGGTACACGCGGTACACGTATCCGGATATGTTCTCGCCGCGCCTGCTCGACGACGAGGACGTGCTCGTGCTGGGCCACACTCACGTCCAGCACGCCGAGCGATACGCGGAGGGTATCGTCGTCAACCCCGGCAGCGTGGGCCAGCCCCGTGACGGCGATCCGCGGGCGGCCTACGCAGTCGTCGACCTCGACGGGATGACCGTAGAAACCCACCGCGTCGAGTACGATATCGAGGCGGTCGCGGACGCCGTCGCCGCCGCCGGACTGCCGACGCGAATCGGGACGCGCCTCGAGCGCGGCAAGTAA
- a CDS encoding pyridoxal phosphate-dependent aminotransferase, translated as MPTPTDRVRRAERSSIRTMFDLAERHDGDLVRLEVGEPDFDTPEHVVDAAARAARDGETHYTSNAGLPACRRAISDALADDFDVRHDPDEIVVTVGGMEALHLAVLATVSPGEELVVPGPTWPNYETQAFLADGSFREVPMPAETGFDLDADRVIDAMGDDTAAVVLTTPSNPTGRVFEPAECRAVVEAAAEHDAYVIADEVYLGLTYDGAPEGIAARTGHPDHVLTVGSCSKAYAMTGWRLGWLAGDGHLIDEVVKVHESTTACASSVAQHAAIAALTGPQEPFEEMYRAFRERRDLVVDRVADIEGLSCPRPEGAFYAFLDPGLEDDSLSIAKYLLEEHGVVLAPGDGFGDTAPGRLRLSFANSTDRLREGFDRLEAGLRGYRSTN; from the coding sequence ATGCCCACACCGACCGATCGAGTCCGCCGGGCCGAACGCTCGAGTATTCGCACTATGTTCGATCTCGCGGAACGGCACGACGGAGACCTCGTCCGACTCGAGGTCGGAGAGCCCGATTTCGATACGCCCGAACACGTCGTCGACGCGGCCGCGCGCGCCGCTCGCGACGGGGAGACGCACTACACCTCGAACGCGGGGCTGCCGGCGTGTCGGCGCGCCATCAGCGACGCGCTGGCCGACGATTTCGACGTCAGACACGATCCGGACGAGATCGTCGTCACGGTCGGCGGGATGGAAGCGCTCCACCTCGCGGTCCTGGCGACGGTGTCCCCCGGTGAGGAACTCGTCGTCCCCGGACCGACGTGGCCGAACTACGAGACGCAGGCGTTTCTCGCGGACGGATCGTTCCGCGAGGTGCCGATGCCGGCCGAGACGGGGTTCGACCTCGACGCCGACCGCGTCATCGATGCGATGGGCGACGACACCGCGGCGGTCGTGCTCACGACGCCGTCGAATCCGACCGGTCGCGTGTTCGAGCCGGCCGAGTGTCGCGCGGTCGTCGAGGCCGCCGCCGAGCACGATGCGTACGTGATCGCCGACGAGGTGTACCTCGGACTCACCTACGACGGTGCGCCGGAGGGGATCGCGGCGCGCACCGGCCACCCCGATCACGTGCTGACCGTCGGCTCCTGTTCGAAGGCGTACGCGATGACCGGCTGGCGACTGGGGTGGCTCGCGGGCGACGGTCACCTGATCGACGAGGTCGTCAAGGTCCACGAATCGACGACCGCCTGCGCCTCGAGCGTGGCCCAGCACGCCGCGATCGCCGCACTCACGGGCCCACAGGAGCCGTTCGAGGAGATGTATCGGGCGTTTCGGGAGCGGCGTGACCTCGTCGTCGACCGCGTCGCGGACATCGAGGGCCTCTCCTGTCCTCGACCGGAGGGAGCGTTCTACGCATTTCTCGACCCGGGTCTCGAGGACGACAGTCTCTCGATCGCAAAGTACCTGCTCGAGGAGCACGGCGTCGTGCTCGCTCCGGGAGACGGCTTCGGCGACACCGCTCCGGGACGGCTGCGACTCTCGTTCGCGAACTCCACCGACCGCCTCCGCGAGGGGTTCGACCGACTCGAGGCCGGCTTGCGGGGGTACCGCAGTACCAACTAA
- a CDS encoding SDR family NAD(P)-dependent oxidoreductase — protein sequence MPAALVSGSSRGIGSAIARRFAADGYDVAVNYHSGEDAARRVADEIRDRGREAIVVGADVSDADAAARLVDAAADAFGGLDHVVNNAGIDQHVYTENLEPADFDRIMDVNVNSAFNVTKAALPQLRESTDDPSVTNVSSILAHTGAAVECHYASSKGALLSLTRSHAQDFSPDIRANAVAPGHVETEMTADRTPEEKREELARIPVDRYGQPEDIADAVAYLRDATFVTGETLNVNGGELMQ from the coding sequence ATGCCAGCTGCACTCGTGAGCGGTTCGTCCAGAGGAATCGGCAGCGCGATCGCCCGTCGGTTCGCCGCCGACGGCTACGACGTCGCCGTCAACTACCACTCGGGCGAGGACGCTGCGAGACGAGTCGCCGACGAGATCCGCGACCGGGGACGGGAGGCGATCGTCGTCGGCGCGGACGTCTCGGACGCCGACGCCGCCGCTCGACTGGTCGACGCCGCCGCCGACGCGTTCGGCGGGCTGGATCACGTCGTCAACAACGCCGGGATCGACCAGCACGTGTACACGGAAAATCTCGAGCCGGCCGACTTCGATCGGATCATGGACGTCAACGTCAACTCCGCGTTCAACGTCACGAAGGCGGCGCTCCCACAGCTTCGGGAGTCGACTGACGACCCCTCGGTGACGAACGTTTCCTCCATCCTCGCCCACACCGGCGCGGCGGTCGAGTGTCACTACGCCTCCTCGAAGGGGGCGCTCCTCTCGCTCACGCGGAGCCACGCGCAGGATTTCTCGCCGGACATCCGAGCGAACGCGGTCGCTCCGGGGCACGTCGAGACGGAGATGACCGCCGACCGGACGCCCGAGGAGAAGCGGGAGGAACTGGCCCGGATCCCGGTCGACCGGTACGGTCAACCGGAGGATATCGCCGACGCGGTCGCCTATCTCCGCGACGCGACGTTCGTCACGGGCGAGACGCTGAACGTGAACGGCGGCGAACTGATGCAGTAA